TGGCGGCAAGATACTCAATGTCTGGTCTTGCGGCGGGCTTGCCGAAGCCATGGCGCCCGCCAACGAACTTTACGAGAAAAGGACCGGGGTCAAAATAAGCTACACCGGGGCTTTTGCCGCGGCACTTGGCAAATCTTTACTCGGTAGCGCCCAAACGGATGTATTTGCTGGCCGGGTGCTCGACCTGGCCAAGAAGCTCCGCCAATCCGGCAAGATGGCCTCCTTCAAGCCACTCTGTTTCACCAGCTACGTCATGGTCACTCCGAAGGGAAACCCGGCCGGAATCAAAACCCTCGAAGATATGGCCCGGCCGGGGGTGAAAGTAGTGCTTGCGCCTGAAGCGTCCCCGCCTGGCGGTGCAGCGGCCTTGAATCTCCTAAAGAAAGCCGGGCTCCACGACGCGGTTCTGAAAAACTGCGTGACCTTGGGTTCCTGTGTGCAGCGCACCATGGACGACATTCTGGACAGAAAGGGCGACGTCTCCATCGTTGAGAAGCGCGTCAGCCGCATTCCCGACTTCAAGGACAAAATGGACGTTGTGGAAATACCCGAGACATTCTTTCCTCCGCCGCCACTGACATTCACTGTGGGAGTGATGAAAAGCGCCAAAGACCGGGCCCTTGCCGAGGATTACGTGACCTTTCTCACCTCGCAAGAAGGCCAGGTATTTTTTGAGCGCGGAGGATTCATACCAGCCATTTCAGACAAGGGGCTGGCGCTTATCGAAAAGCTCGGGGTGAAGGATGTCTGATCAAACAGCCTCCGCGATCGACCTTGGAGCGCAGGGTTCGTCTGGCACAGCCTTTAAGCGCCTGACACTTGTTCGCAGGATTTCCCAGCTGGCCATGATTGTCATGATGGGGCAGTGGTCATTTTATGGCATTTTTCGTTGCCCGTTCATTGTCCCCTACGTCAGTTGCCAGAACTGCCCTGTTCTTACCTGCCATGGCCGCCTGCTCACACTCTTCTGGGGGGCCTGGATACTTTTGCCCGTCAGCGCCTTGCTGGTCGGACGCGCCTTCTGCGGCTGGGCATGCCCGGGGGGATTGCTGAATCAGCTTGTCGGAAAAATCGCTCGCTTCAAGGCCAGCAACCGGGGACTCCTCCCGAAGCTGGCCCCATGGGGAGGCTATGCAGGGCTTGCGGTATGCCTGTACGTCTGGCTGATCATGGGCCAGCCCCGGACAAACGTCCCCATCCGGGTGGGAGAATTTTTCGGCGCCGTGGCCCTGACTTTCGAACACGCGGACACGATCTGGCTCATAAGGACGTCCA
This genomic interval from Desulfovibrio sp. contains the following:
- a CDS encoding 4Fe-4S binding protein — translated: MSDQTASAIDLGAQGSSGTAFKRLTLVRRISQLAMIVMMGQWSFYGIFRCPFIVPYVSCQNCPVLTCHGRLLTLFWGAWILLPVSALLVGRAFCGWACPGGLLNQLVGKIARFKASNRGLLPKLAPWGGYAGLAVCLYVWLIMGQPRTNVPIRVGEFFGAVALTFEHADTIWLIRTSIVLGLLAVGLVAANFWCRFACPMGGALELVKRFSLFRILKTNACNGCDKCLKVCEMGTRPAETGCTNCGDCLGSCPEDAITFRRMR
- a CDS encoding substrate-binding domain-containing protein, whose amino-acid sequence is MGNEKDASGRRVFLKTMAGTAAAALTGVAASECGAQPGAFGGKILNVWSCGGLAEAMAPANELYEKRTGVKISYTGAFAAALGKSLLGSAQTDVFAGRVLDLAKKLRQSGKMASFKPLCFTSYVMVTPKGNPAGIKTLEDMARPGVKVVLAPEASPPGGAAALNLLKKAGLHDAVLKNCVTLGSCVQRTMDDILDRKGDVSIVEKRVSRIPDFKDKMDVVEIPETFFPPPPLTFTVGVMKSAKDRALAEDYVTFLTSQEGQVFFERGGFIPAISDKGLALIEKLGVKDV